Proteins from a single region of Phycisphaeraceae bacterium D3-23:
- a CDS encoding sigma-70 family RNA polymerase sigma factor, which yields MALSPDLIVRQLVSERSQVLAYIWSIVHDEHIAEDVFQDLFLIASRKADEIEDVEHFRKWIRKAARYQALNASRKKSRAPMVFDAATLDLLDQVWEDDQPESSERSEALRACLEQLSPYARRLVTLRYVDGLSGQSLADALDRKVGTVYTALSRVHRTLGDCIRLRLRGKDE from the coding sequence ATGGCCCTTTCTCCCGACCTCATCGTTCGCCAACTCGTGAGCGAGCGCAGCCAAGTGCTCGCGTATATTTGGTCGATCGTGCATGACGAGCACATCGCCGAAGATGTCTTCCAGGATTTGTTCCTGATCGCGTCGCGGAAGGCCGATGAGATCGAGGATGTCGAGCACTTCCGCAAGTGGATCCGCAAAGCCGCTCGGTACCAGGCCTTGAATGCTTCGCGTAAGAAATCCCGTGCCCCGATGGTCTTTGATGCGGCGACGCTCGACCTGCTGGACCAAGTCTGGGAAGACGACCAGCCCGAGTCATCCGAGCGATCCGAAGCGCTGCGAGCCTGCCTCGAGCAACTCTCGCCCTACGCCAGACGACTGGTCACTCTGCGGTATGTGGATGGGTTGAGCGGTCAGTCGCTGGCCGATGCGCTGGATCGCAAGGTCGGGACCGTTTACACCGCGCTGTCTCGGGTCCACCGGACCCTGGGGGACTGCATCCGGCTACGACTGCGAGGCAAGGATGAGTAA